A section of the Sebastes fasciatus isolate fSebFas1 chromosome 21, fSebFas1.pri, whole genome shotgun sequence genome encodes:
- the abcd3a gene encoding ATP-binding cassette sub-family D member 3a isoform X2, translating to MAAFSKYVTAKNSSIAGGVLLVLYLLRHRRRSGSKGKKGGSDLVPNTEKDGRKDRAAVDKVFFLRICQILRIMVPRFFCMETGYLLFIAAMLVARTYCDVWMIQNGTMIESGIISRDISLFKTHFYSYISVIPGIALVNNFLKLGLNELKLRFRERLTKNLYDQYLQGFTYYKMGNLDNRIANADQLLTQDVEKFCNSVVDLYSNLSKPLLDIGLYIFKLANAIGAQGPTVMMTYLLISGLFLTRLRRPIGKMTVSEQRYEGEYRYVNSRLITNSEEIAFYNGNMREKQTIYTTFKKLVDHLHHFIFFRFSMGFVDSIIAKYVATVVGYMVVSRPFLTPGHPRHLHSTHSELLEDYYQSGRMLLRMSQALGRIVLAGREMTRLSGFTSRITELMKVLKELNAGKYERTMVSQQEKESDPSQKLLLVPGGGRIINRDNIIKFDHAPLATPNGDVLIRDLTFEVNSGTNVLVCGPNGCGKSSLFRVLGELWPLFGGNLTKPERGKLFYVPQRPYMTLGSLRDQVIYPDTHEQQTKKGISDQVLKEYLDNVQLGHILDREGSWDSVQDWMDVLSGGEKQRMAMARLFYHKPQFAILDECTSAVSVDVEDYIYSHCRTVGITLFTVSHRKSLWKHHEYYLHMDGRGHYEFKPITEETVEFGS from the exons atggcggcctTCAGTAAATACGTGACAGCGAAGAACTCGTCCATAGCAGGCGGTGTCCTGCTGGTCCTCTACCTGCTGAGACACCGGAGACGGAGCGGCAGTAAAGG TAAAAAAGGAGGCTCAGATCTAGTGCCGAACACTGAG AAAGATGGCAGAAAGGACCGTGCAGCAGTGGACAAGGTTTTCTTCCTCCGAATCTGTCAGATTCTGCGGATCATGGTACCTCGATTCTTCTGCATGGAG ACTGGCTACCTCCTCTTTATCGCTGCCATGTTGGTGGCCAGGACCTACTGTGACGTATGGATGATCCAGAACGGCACCATGATCGAAAG CGGTATTATAAGCAGAGACATCAGTCTATTCAAGACGCACTTTTATTCCTACATATCAGTCATACCAGGG ATAGCCTTGGTGAACAACTTCCTGAAGTTGGGTCTGAACGAGCTGAAGCTGAGGTTCCGTGAGAGGCTCACAAAGAACTTGTACGACCAGTACCTGCA AGGTTTCACCTACTACAAAATGGGAAACCTGGACAACCGGATAGCAAACGCAGACCAGCTGCTGACACAGGATGTGGAGAAATTCTGCAACAGCGTGGTGGACCTTTACTCAAACCTCAGCAAG CCTCTGTTGGACATCGGTCTGTACATCTTCAAGCTGGCAAACGCCATCGGTGCTCAG GGCCCAACCGTCATGATGACCTATCTACTGATCTCAGGACTGTTCCTGACCAGACTGAGAAGGCCCATAGGCAAGATGACGGTCAGCGAGCAGCGGTACGAGGGAGAGTACCGTTACGTCAACTCTCGCCTCATCACCAACAG tgAGGAGATTGCCTTCTACAATGGGAACATGAGGGAAAAACAGACCATTTACACCACATTCAAGAAACTG GTGGACCACTTGCATCACTTCATCTTCTTTCGCTTCTCCATGGGATTTGTCGACAGCATTATTGCCAAGT ATGTGGCCACTGTAGTCGGCTACATGGTGGTTAGCCGGCCGTTCCTCACCCCGGGACACCCTCGACACCTGCACAGCACACACTCTGAACTGCTGGAG GACTACTACCAGAGTGGGAGGATGCTCCTGAGGATGTCCCAGGCCCTGGGCAGGATCGTACTGGCTGGCCGAGAGATGACCCGCCTCTCAGG ATTCACATCTCGTATCACTGAACTGATGAAAGTCCTGAAGGAGCTGAATGCCGGCAAATATGAACGCACCATGGTCTCCCAGCAGGAGAAAG AATCAGACCCATCACAGAAACTCCTACTAGTGCCTGGAGGTGGTCGAattatcaacagagataacatcATAAA attTGACCATGCCCCACTAGCAACACCCAATGGAGACGTTTTAATCAGAGACCTCACATTCGAG GTGAACTCAGGCACCAACGTTCTCGTGTGTGGACCAAACGGCTGTGGAAAGAGCTCTCTGTTCAGAGTGCTCGGAGAG ctgtgGCCTCTGTTTGGAGGAAACCTGACAAAACCTGAGAGAGGGAAACTCTTCTATGTTCCACAG AGACCCTACATGACTCTGGGTTCTCTGAGGGACCAGGTCATTTACCCCGACACCCACGAACAACAGACAAAGAAAGGCATCTCTGATCAG GTATTGAAGGAGTACCTGGACAACGTTCAGCTGGGTCACATCCTGGACAGGGAGGGCAGCTGGGACTCAGTCCAGGACTGGATGGATGTCCTCAGTGGAGGAGAGAAGCAGAGGATGGCT ATGGCCAGACTGTTCTACCACAAGCCCCAGTTTGCCATTCTGGATGAGTGCACCAGTGCAGTGAGTGTAGATGTGGAGGATTACATCTACAGCCACTGCAGGACG GTTGGCATCACCTTGTTCACAGTGTCCCATAGAAAGTCTCTGTGGAAGCACCACGAG TATTATCTCCACATGGACGGGAGAGGGCACTACGAGTTCAAGCCCATCACAGAGGAAACTGTGGAGTTTGGCTCGTAA
- the abcd3a gene encoding ATP-binding cassette sub-family D member 3a isoform X1 has translation MAAFSKYVTAKNSSIAGGVLLVLYLLRHRRRSGSKGKKGGSDLVPNTEKDGRKDRAAVDKVFFLRICQILRIMVPRFFCMETGYLLFIAAMLVARTYCDVWMIQNGTMIESAIIGRSRKDFQTYLYSFVKFMPLIALVNNFLKLGLNELKLRFRERLTKNLYDQYLQGFTYYKMGNLDNRIANADQLLTQDVEKFCNSVVDLYSNLSKPLLDIGLYIFKLANAIGAQGPTVMMTYLLISGLFLTRLRRPIGKMTVSEQRYEGEYRYVNSRLITNSEEIAFYNGNMREKQTIYTTFKKLVDHLHHFIFFRFSMGFVDSIIAKYVATVVGYMVVSRPFLTPGHPRHLHSTHSELLEDYYQSGRMLLRMSQALGRIVLAGREMTRLSGFTSRITELMKVLKELNAGKYERTMVSQQEKESDPSQKLLLVPGGGRIINRDNIIKFDHAPLATPNGDVLIRDLTFEVNSGTNVLVCGPNGCGKSSLFRVLGELWPLFGGNLTKPERGKLFYVPQRPYMTLGSLRDQVIYPDTHEQQTKKGISDQVLKEYLDNVQLGHILDREGSWDSVQDWMDVLSGGEKQRMAMARLFYHKPQFAILDECTSAVSVDVEDYIYSHCRTVGITLFTVSHRKSLWKHHEYYLHMDGRGHYEFKPITEETVEFGS, from the exons atggcggcctTCAGTAAATACGTGACAGCGAAGAACTCGTCCATAGCAGGCGGTGTCCTGCTGGTCCTCTACCTGCTGAGACACCGGAGACGGAGCGGCAGTAAAGG TAAAAAAGGAGGCTCAGATCTAGTGCCGAACACTGAG AAAGATGGCAGAAAGGACCGTGCAGCAGTGGACAAGGTTTTCTTCCTCCGAATCTGTCAGATTCTGCGGATCATGGTACCTCGATTCTTCTGCATGGAG ACTGGCTACCTCCTCTTTATCGCTGCCATGTTGGTGGCCAGGACCTACTGTGACGTATGGATGATCCAGAACGGCACCATGATCGAAAG TGCAATTATCGGTCGCTCGAGAAAAGATTTCCAGACCTACTTGTACAGCTTTGTCAAATTCATGCCACtt ATAGCCTTGGTGAACAACTTCCTGAAGTTGGGTCTGAACGAGCTGAAGCTGAGGTTCCGTGAGAGGCTCACAAAGAACTTGTACGACCAGTACCTGCA AGGTTTCACCTACTACAAAATGGGAAACCTGGACAACCGGATAGCAAACGCAGACCAGCTGCTGACACAGGATGTGGAGAAATTCTGCAACAGCGTGGTGGACCTTTACTCAAACCTCAGCAAG CCTCTGTTGGACATCGGTCTGTACATCTTCAAGCTGGCAAACGCCATCGGTGCTCAG GGCCCAACCGTCATGATGACCTATCTACTGATCTCAGGACTGTTCCTGACCAGACTGAGAAGGCCCATAGGCAAGATGACGGTCAGCGAGCAGCGGTACGAGGGAGAGTACCGTTACGTCAACTCTCGCCTCATCACCAACAG tgAGGAGATTGCCTTCTACAATGGGAACATGAGGGAAAAACAGACCATTTACACCACATTCAAGAAACTG GTGGACCACTTGCATCACTTCATCTTCTTTCGCTTCTCCATGGGATTTGTCGACAGCATTATTGCCAAGT ATGTGGCCACTGTAGTCGGCTACATGGTGGTTAGCCGGCCGTTCCTCACCCCGGGACACCCTCGACACCTGCACAGCACACACTCTGAACTGCTGGAG GACTACTACCAGAGTGGGAGGATGCTCCTGAGGATGTCCCAGGCCCTGGGCAGGATCGTACTGGCTGGCCGAGAGATGACCCGCCTCTCAGG ATTCACATCTCGTATCACTGAACTGATGAAAGTCCTGAAGGAGCTGAATGCCGGCAAATATGAACGCACCATGGTCTCCCAGCAGGAGAAAG AATCAGACCCATCACAGAAACTCCTACTAGTGCCTGGAGGTGGTCGAattatcaacagagataacatcATAAA attTGACCATGCCCCACTAGCAACACCCAATGGAGACGTTTTAATCAGAGACCTCACATTCGAG GTGAACTCAGGCACCAACGTTCTCGTGTGTGGACCAAACGGCTGTGGAAAGAGCTCTCTGTTCAGAGTGCTCGGAGAG ctgtgGCCTCTGTTTGGAGGAAACCTGACAAAACCTGAGAGAGGGAAACTCTTCTATGTTCCACAG AGACCCTACATGACTCTGGGTTCTCTGAGGGACCAGGTCATTTACCCCGACACCCACGAACAACAGACAAAGAAAGGCATCTCTGATCAG GTATTGAAGGAGTACCTGGACAACGTTCAGCTGGGTCACATCCTGGACAGGGAGGGCAGCTGGGACTCAGTCCAGGACTGGATGGATGTCCTCAGTGGAGGAGAGAAGCAGAGGATGGCT ATGGCCAGACTGTTCTACCACAAGCCCCAGTTTGCCATTCTGGATGAGTGCACCAGTGCAGTGAGTGTAGATGTGGAGGATTACATCTACAGCCACTGCAGGACG GTTGGCATCACCTTGTTCACAGTGTCCCATAGAAAGTCTCTGTGGAAGCACCACGAG TATTATCTCCACATGGACGGGAGAGGGCACTACGAGTTCAAGCCCATCACAGAGGAAACTGTGGAGTTTGGCTCGTAA